CAAAAGGTATTTCCCAGGCATGATGGCATCCATATTTCTTTCCTAGTTTGTTCTTGGAAAGGGAAATGCACCTTTGGAAAATGAAGTTGTTGAACATCTAAAGATAAAACCCGATCACAAAGTCCTTGAAGTTGGGTTTGGTACTGGGTGTGGAATAAGTGCTGCATTGAAGAAAGTGGAACATGGGAATGGAAAGGTGTATGGTATTGACATCTCTGAACAAATGGTATGTTCGTTTcaggattttttatttttactgtaGTATGGTAAGTGTTCTGAAGTGAGGCCTTTTCTAAAGGTGACCTGCCCATCTAGTTTCTCTGATGAGCTGGCAACAGGGATAGGATGAAAGCAGAGTGTACTACTATAGTAGAACGACTTAAATTAACATGGTTTACTGTGCATTAATATCATTTTTGCCATCAGTAATcatgttaacccattgactcctcaaAGGCCCTAGGACACCCCGTATGGGCCCccacttgacgagtaaaatcgtctggaatgagacagtaaaatctgttaagtctcacttccagggGTCAATGGTTTAACCAGCTTTAATCATTGACTAtaggcgctttccttttgtcagaactggccggccagaccagtcattttgaaaaggaaatgcaacaatttgaagaagcatttgcatgataatcgctcgtattcttctggaggagaatatatcatcctcgaagtgtgttaatttgaaagcattgtagagttagtcctacCAAATAGCCGATCAGTTccgtcaaatggaaagcgccttATGTCTTCTCAGTTGTTAATCATGGTTTACTGACTCGTAACTTTGCATTATAGCCATATCTGAATTAGCCTCCCAACACGCAGACACTCTGCGTGGGAGACTAATTATCTTAATAGACACTATTTAAATTTACATATGAAATTTAGTTAAGGAAGGTTGGGTGTGCACCACCAAAGGCTTTGTGATCTGAAAGGTATGGGCACCCTTGGAATTCTATATGTGTCATTCAGTGAGGATGTGGTGGGGATGAGTAAACAAGACTGAGGGGGGTGGTGGTGGTATGAGTATCACTGGAATAAACAGATGAGCCAGTCAGTGATAGTGTGGTTGGAAGGCTCTGGCAGTCCTTAAGTAGATTTTAATGGGTTTGAAAATAAGAACCACTGTAATTTCCAGGTGAATCTGCCAGGGAGGGTGGAGTGGGAAGGGAAGAAATAGGCACTACCCGAATGGGCTGTGGTGGTGAGGAATGGATAAATTTACAGGGTGATGTACAGATTGTGGACACCTTTGGGATGATGCAGTTGTCAGTTATGGATGATGTCAGAGGATGGCCTGACTTGATGACAATAATGGGGGGGAGTGGCTCAACATTTGAAAAAATGActaatgtataataatactaaGGGATTGGCAGCACAAAAATCCATGTGAATTACCAAAAAGACTCTAAACTAGCCTTTTTTATCACCAGGTAACTTGTGCCGTGGAAGAATTCAAATCAGCAATTGAACGACAAAAGCTTGAAATCAATTTAGGGAGTGTATTGGACCTTCCATTTACGGCCAATGTTTTTAACAGCGTGTTCCACACAAATTGTTACTACTTTTGGCCAGATCTTGAAAGGGGAATTTCAGAACTGAAACGAGTCATGAAACCTGGTGGTTTAATGATAACAGGGCTGGTTTATGAAAAGCTGAAGACAGCGGCTGATAAAGGCTTCATGAAGTATGGACCTTACTGGCATCCTGAGCAGTACATGGCAAAGCTAACAGAGGGAGGGTTTGTCAATGTTACTATGGAAACTGTCACAAATGCTTCTAGCTTCAGCTGTGAACTAATAGTGGCTTTCAAAGCATTAGAGGGAGAAACGAGTAAGTAATTAATCCAAACATTTAGAGCTGCTTTCAGATGAAAAGCAAACGACAGAGtccaacacaacaacaacaacaacaaaaggaataataaagatgataacaatgacaataaagAGGGAGATGATGGAATTTTTTCTTGTAATAAGATTAGTACATTAAAATTGTCTGTTACAATGAAACATGCTTTTCTTGTAGGAGTTTGCAGTTTCATGCTTATTCATAGCTAATACATGTTCTGCATCAAAGTTAAAAAGTATGCATGGTCTAAGTTATTTTTGTTGGACTTGCATACTCTGTCATAAGAGCTGTGCACATAAGCTAAAAATTTTCAGGTCTCTATTAAGCTGTCTTCGTAATGataacgaaataataataatggttcaTTTGTATTCCAGTAAAGGAAATCAGCTGCTCTATGCTAAAAATAACATAAACCTTATTATATGtgagttaaagtggtactatgacgaaaatcgcatctttcctatctaagccattttgaaacataaacaagtggTCTCCATGAggagaaaaatgctgtttacttttttcaaatatctattttcgttccagagatattcgagtttttaaaatatgcaaattagccaagtgatgacgtcatactctcaaccaaattttgttcaaatatgatgaaaagagatatctcagccagtttgtatcaaaaatttttgattttttgcagaaagattctactaaatgttctccaaaatatgagcttaacagttctgttaccatggcatcatactgggttccagacctcccccatattaaaagcttttctggccacctttggcattccattttgatatttgccaacaGCACTTCATACGCATGATACAGCAAGCATATAAacatgttagctcgagtttgtggccttgtttaacattttcaagctgaaaatcactaacatattgaaatcaagtgggtggggactggaaaagtgtgtgttgccatggaaacagaATTCTTTATAGGCATATGTGTgcttcctgtagaactattagactaccaagtttcaatggtctgcactgcaaattggccaaggtagctctatttatatactcaatataatattgggtcgagtgtatgacatcatcagtcatctcatttgcatattttacccatttttcaaacttaaatatctccgaaactaatgaagatatttgcaaacggtaaatggcgtttttgttcttttatggaattctatgtgatactctcaaaaaatcaaggggtaaaaatttgatcatagcaCCACTTTAACAGTAGTCAGACTCCAGCATAGTCAGTTAACTTCAACATAATGAAGAATACTAGAATGTTggtacaaaacaaaataaataggGTTTTTCACTCTTGTTGTGAGTTGTTGACTGAATTTGAACTTACTAGTACTTTGGAAGTTTTATAAATGGAGGTAAATTGATATGGATGAAGGTAAATGTATATGGATGACTGAATATTgggaaattaaataatttagcGTGTCTTACGTAGTTGGGaactcgtggtgggtatatacatgaaatctttgccTAGAGCAGAAAATCCGAAAATCGAGAACACTAGAAATATCGTGTTTCGAGTAAAAAGCTAGTCAGGCTTGAGAAAACTAAACCGCAACCACCatcgcttttgattggttgccgGCTGCACGatgggaaatgtcaaaatcaaaacGTCCTATTCCCAAAGGACTTGAATTGAAACAACATTGACATCACTGCAGAAAACCGGTTTGGCAAGATATCTTATTTTGAAATTGTGTGGAAGTGAGATTCTTAACCGCCGTGACCAGAGGTCCCGGCCAGAGATTCTCGtttttcgcctctccgttttaaccgctcgctcctcgcgaaagaaaaatagaacctctggcacccaggatACAAATTCGTTATATTCGATTCCCTCGATTCAACGAAGCAATTTCCCCAGTCCCTTGGCACTTCGTCAAATCGAGGTTCCACTGCGTAACGCTGTCTGAAGGATGAGCAAAGGTCACAGCGACATGGCTATTGAATTACTTAATTGCACTGGGCATCACGACGCTTTTAAATTAACCCTATTTCTTCACTGTAacagtttcattaaaaaaactgCTGTATCAGATGCTCAGTTGCAGTTGCTGGTGTTATTAAAGTATATCCTGCGAGCTCTGACAGAAATGACGGGCGATTCTCCCTTCCCTTGAATACTATTTAAAATGACTGAATCTGCCATGACTTTCGAGTAACTCGTCTCTAAGGACGAATTCCCGCCATTTTCATGGAATATATTATCGTTTTGGCGGGCAGGTTCATTATAAAGCTCAAGTTTGATATTTACCCGAGAAAGTGCAGCATTCACTGTTTCACTGACAGCGCAAGAAATAGCCAGATCTGCCATGACTTTCGTGTAACTCGTCTCTAAGGACGAATTCCCGCCATTTTTATGAAATATATTATCGTTTTGGCGCGCAGGTTCATCATAAATATTAATTTCAGTGCGAAGTGGTcctaggcagcgtttacacgaacgcggttccacatcgacacggtttcatgaccGCGAACTGAAATAAATTTGCGCTCGGTGAGGTTCAATTCATTATTTGTGAATAATGAATTGACCCACCAAGTTTCCTTcattatttagaaaaaaaatatattttgtctccacttcACAACGAGATGAAGATGGTATAAGTGTTTGGCGTATGATGATATAAATATCAGGTCTACTAAGAAGTAATGATTGAGATATCAGTCCGACAGTGAGTATtt
The genomic region above belongs to Montipora capricornis isolate CH-2021 chromosome 5, ASM3666992v2, whole genome shotgun sequence and contains:
- the LOC138048759 gene encoding demethylmenaquinone methyltransferase-like; its protein translation is MDALISAAVVLAVISIMAAIMAPSFREKVVDLIAQNVREPKGFVGRIVRFVLGKGNAPLENEVVEHLKIKPDHKVLEVGFGTGCGISAALKKVEHGNGKVYGIDISEQMVTCAVEEFKSAIERQKLEINLGSVLDLPFTANVFNSVFHTNCYYFWPDLERGISELKRVMKPGGLMITGLVYEKLKTAADKGFMKYGPYWHPEQYMAKLTEGGFVNVTMETVTNASSFSCELIVAFKALEGETSK